The proteins below are encoded in one region of Nonomuraea helvata:
- a CDS encoding MerR family transcriptional regulator yields the protein MSFAVGQVAKLAGITIRTLHHYDEIGLLTPGERTPAGYRRYTDADLARLQQILLYRELGFPLDEIAAILDQDATDDLTHLRRQHDLLTRKAEHLNQLIAAVERAMQAGATGIPLTPAERLQAFGDFRPEDHDPEVQRRWGNTPQYAESRHRVATYTTHDWLQIRAEADAITADLAAALRTGRPADGPHAMDLAERHRGHITRWFYTCTPDLHRRLGDLYVDDPRFTARYDTHTPGLAAYLRHAIHANARRTT from the coding sequence ATGAGCTTCGCCGTAGGGCAGGTCGCCAAACTCGCCGGCATCACCATCCGCACCCTGCACCACTACGACGAGATCGGCCTGCTCACCCCCGGCGAACGCACCCCCGCCGGCTACCGCCGCTACACCGACGCCGACCTGGCCCGCCTGCAGCAGATCCTCCTCTACCGCGAACTCGGCTTCCCCCTCGACGAGATCGCCGCCATCCTCGACCAGGACGCCACCGACGACCTCACCCACCTACGCCGCCAGCACGACCTGCTCACCCGCAAAGCCGAACACCTCAACCAGCTCATCGCCGCCGTCGAACGCGCCATGCAAGCCGGCGCCACCGGCATCCCCCTCACCCCCGCCGAACGCCTGCAGGCCTTCGGCGACTTCCGCCCCGAAGACCACGACCCCGAAGTCCAGCGCCGCTGGGGCAACACCCCCCAGTACGCCGAAAGCCGCCACCGCGTCGCCACCTACACCACCCACGACTGGCTCCAGATCAGAGCCGAAGCCGACGCCATCACCGCCGACCTGGCCGCCGCCCTCCGGACCGGCCGGCCCGCCGACGGCCCCCACGCCATGGACCTCGCCGAACGCCACCGCGGCCACATCACCCGCTGGTTCTACACCTGCACCCCCGACCTCCACCGCCGCCTCGGCGACCTCTACGTCGACGACCCCCGCTTCACCGCCCGCTACGACACCCACACCCCCGGCCTGGCCGCCTACCTCCGCCACGCCATCCACGCCAACGCCCGACGCACCACCTAG
- a CDS encoding DUF5999 family protein, with the protein MCTHQPPCPPADAIDHHAARLVAYHPEQGWGLLCNGVVFFDDTGELLPDGRSVVPALSGKAA; encoded by the coding sequence ATGTGTACGCACCAGCCTCCCTGTCCTCCCGCGGACGCCATCGACCATCATGCCGCGCGCCTGGTGGCGTACCACCCGGAGCAGGGATGGGGACTTCTGTGCAACGGCGTCGTCTTCTTCGACGACACGGGCGAGCTGCTGCCCGACGGCCGCAGCGTCGTCCCGGCGCTGAGTGGCAAGGCCGCATGA
- a CDS encoding ATP-binding protein, which translates to MNAAPASWTFASRACSVFKARQAARAQLVEWGLHQACEFAELLVSELVTNAVRHARGIVRLNLSAADGLLRCEVEDSSPLPPRPRAAAPDDEGSRGLLLVEVFSSGWGSAPTGWGKVVWFELPVPVPAALNA; encoded by the coding sequence ATGAACGCAGCGCCGGCGTCGTGGACGTTCGCATCCCGGGCCTGCTCGGTCTTCAAGGCCCGGCAGGCGGCACGCGCCCAGCTCGTGGAGTGGGGGCTGCATCAGGCGTGCGAGTTCGCCGAGCTGCTGGTCAGCGAGCTGGTCACCAACGCGGTGCGGCACGCGCGCGGGATCGTGCGCCTGAACCTGTCGGCCGCCGACGGGCTGCTGCGCTGCGAGGTCGAGGACTCCAGCCCCCTGCCGCCCCGCCCGCGCGCGGCCGCCCCTGATGACGAGGGATCGCGCGGGCTGCTGCTGGTGGAGGTGTTCTCGTCGGGCTGGGGCAGCGCCCCGACGGGCTGGGGCAAGGTCGTCTGGTTCGAGCTGCCCGTGCCCGTACCGGCCGCGCTGAACGCCTGA